From one Erythrobacter sp. HKB08 genomic stretch:
- a CDS encoding SO2930 family diheme c-type cytochrome, with translation MKRGAALLLAAAIAALSAVATSGADGGARVDVTQEPGPVSVNGHQIANGLPRLLSHYGFFSDLAGQAPAYPVTEYRLNTPLFSDGAEKLRFVYVPGGEKVSFDEAGRLQFPVGSALIKTFAFGKGADRRLIETRVLLHRTDGWIALPYRWNEEQTDATLVVAGAREDVVTPSGEAISYRIPNKNQCKECHGQNDAVVPIGPRIQNLHPAMVIGLTGDQPQGTNTFPVWEHRADAPVDAAARAYLDVNCAHCHRPGSTASNSGLDLRWEQDDPQAIGLMKRPVAAGRGSGNLLFDIVPGEPEQSILLHRMASPEPGVAMPELGKSTIDHDGVEIVRRWIAGMPAQTRAE, from the coding sequence GTGAAACGCGGAGCTGCCCTCCTGCTGGCCGCTGCCATCGCCGCCCTGTCGGCGGTTGCGACATCCGGTGCTGATGGCGGAGCCCGCGTGGATGTGACGCAGGAGCCCGGGCCGGTCAGTGTCAATGGTCACCAGATCGCCAACGGCCTGCCGAGATTGCTGTCGCACTACGGCTTTTTCAGCGACCTTGCCGGTCAAGCGCCAGCTTACCCCGTCACGGAATATCGCCTCAACACGCCGTTATTTTCCGACGGGGCGGAAAAACTCCGCTTCGTATATGTGCCGGGCGGCGAGAAGGTGTCCTTCGACGAGGCGGGCAGGCTGCAATTCCCGGTCGGCAGCGCGCTGATCAAGACCTTCGCTTTCGGCAAAGGCGCGGACCGGCGGCTGATCGAAACGAGGGTGCTGCTCCACCGCACCGATGGCTGGATCGCGCTGCCCTATCGCTGGAACGAGGAGCAGACCGACGCGACGCTCGTCGTCGCAGGTGCGCGCGAAGATGTCGTGACGCCTTCGGGCGAGGCGATCAGCTACCGCATCCCCAACAAGAACCAATGCAAGGAATGCCACGGTCAGAACGATGCGGTGGTGCCGATCGGCCCGCGCATCCAGAACCTGCACCCCGCCATGGTCATCGGCCTTACCGGTGACCAGCCGCAGGGCACGAACACTTTTCCGGTCTGGGAGCATCGCGCCGATGCGCCGGTAGATGCCGCCGCGCGCGCCTATCTCGACGTCAATTGCGCGCATTGCCATCGCCCCGGATCGACCGCATCGAACAGCGGGCTCGACCTGCGCTGGGAACAGGACGATCCCCAGGCGATCGGCTTGATGAAGCGGCCTGTTGCAGCGGGCAGGGGCTCGGGCAATCTCCTGTTCGATATCGTCCCGGGCGAGCCGGAACAGTCGATCCTGCTGCACCGCATGGCAAGTCCGGAACCCGGTGTCGCGATGCCGGAGCTGGGTAAGTCGACGATCGATCATGACGGTGTCGAGATCGTCAGGCGCTGGATTGCCGGGATGCCAGCGCAGACGCGCGCGGAATGA
- a CDS encoding S8 family serine peptidase, whose product MTTKWVGRFVVASGVALAAAAFSTPAAAQKIENSYICVFKANAVAKDAVPGEARRSVNAQGGQVKHVYRHAIRGFAANMNARAVENMRRANPRIAYCEQDQVMTGFPKPDKPGKPGGGDGGGGGGTSTQQTPWGITRVNGGVSGATGRAFVIDSGIDGSHPDLNVNEGLSAYFVGRNWDDQNGHGTHVAGTIAAIDNNIGVVGVAAGAEVVAVRVLDRRGSGSTSGVIAGVDYVASVGQQGDVANMSLGGGISTTLDNAVVNASGTVKFVLAAGNENQDANNSSPARANGNNIYTVSAMDSSDRIASFSNYGNPPVDFAEPGVSILSTYKGDGYATLSGTSMAAPHLAGILLLGQVRSGGQLATDKDNTKDTIGIH is encoded by the coding sequence ATGACAACGAAATGGGTCGGCCGCTTTGTGGTCGCTAGCGGCGTCGCACTTGCCGCAGCAGCCTTCTCGACGCCCGCAGCGGCGCAGAAGATCGAAAACAGCTACATCTGCGTGTTCAAGGCGAACGCTGTCGCCAAGGACGCCGTGCCGGGGGAGGCACGCCGTTCGGTCAATGCGCAGGGCGGGCAGGTCAAGCACGTCTACCGGCACGCTATTCGCGGCTTCGCGGCCAACATGAATGCGCGCGCGGTCGAGAACATGCGCCGCGCCAATCCGCGCATCGCCTATTGCGAGCAGGACCAGGTGATGACCGGCTTCCCGAAACCGGACAAGCCCGGCAAGCCGGGTGGCGGTGACGGCGGCGGCGGTGGCGGCACCTCGACGCAGCAGACGCCCTGGGGCATCACCCGCGTCAACGGCGGCGTCTCGGGCGCGACCGGCCGTGCTTTCGTCATCGACAGCGGAATCGACGGTTCGCACCCCGACCTCAACGTCAATGAAGGGCTCAGCGCCTACTTCGTTGGTCGTAACTGGGACGACCAGAATGGTCACGGCACCCACGTCGCAGGCACCATCGCGGCGATCGACAATAACATCGGCGTCGTCGGCGTCGCTGCCGGCGCCGAAGTGGTCGCCGTGCGCGTGCTCGACCGTCGCGGTTCGGGCTCGACCAGCGGCGTCATCGCCGGCGTCGACTATGTCGCGTCGGTCGGCCAGCAGGGCGACGTTGCCAACATGTCGCTCGGTGGCGGTATCTCCACCACGCTCGACAATGCTGTCGTGAACGCTTCGGGCACGGTGAAGTTCGTTCTTGCCGCCGGTAACGAAAACCAGGACGCGAACAATTCGTCGCCTGCCCGTGCCAATGGCAACAACATCTACACCGTCTCGGCGATGGATTCGTCCGACCGCATCGCGAGCTTCTCGAACTACGGCAACCCGCCGGTCGATTTTGCGGAGCCGGGCGTGTCGATCCTGTCGACCTACAAGGGCGACGGTTATGCCACGCTCAGCGGTACCTCGATGGCTGCACCGCACCTCGCGGGCATCCTGCTGCTCGGCCAGGTCCGCAGCGGCGGCCAGCTGGCTACCGACAAGGACAACACGAAGGACACGATCGGCATCCACTGA
- a CDS encoding aspartate/glutamate racemase family protein, with protein sequence MRKLGMIGGMSWVSTHTYYECINRYVQKRTSPMSSAPLLIESLDFAQLYGLREASDWQRAAQTLSESAKRLEGAGAEQIIICANSMHRVYDDVAASVSVPILHIAECVGERMAKDGVKNAALIGTRNVMTESFYRERLVKHGVDLPAPEVQNVELLDRYIYEELMVGKATRDAERALKTIITKKAQDGAKAIVLACTELELVVDTRANVLPIYDSARIHCEAAAEWIIAG encoded by the coding sequence GTGCGCAAGCTCGGGATGATTGGCGGCATGAGCTGGGTGTCGACGCACACCTACTACGAATGCATCAATCGCTACGTCCAGAAGCGGACAAGTCCGATGAGCAGTGCACCGCTGCTCATCGAAAGCCTCGATTTCGCGCAACTCTATGGCCTGCGCGAAGCGAGCGATTGGCAGCGCGCGGCACAGACCCTCTCTGAAAGCGCGAAACGGCTGGAAGGCGCCGGGGCTGAGCAGATCATCATCTGCGCCAATTCGATGCACCGCGTTTACGACGATGTCGCCGCCAGCGTTTCGGTGCCCATCCTCCATATCGCCGAATGCGTCGGCGAACGCATGGCGAAGGACGGTGTGAAGAACGCGGCCCTGATCGGAACACGCAATGTCATGACCGAAAGCTTCTATCGTGAGCGGCTCGTGAAGCACGGCGTGGATCTTCCCGCACCCGAAGTGCAGAACGTGGAACTGCTCGATCGCTACATCTACGAAGAGCTGATGGTCGGGAAGGCGACGCGCGATGCCGAGCGGGCGCTGAAGACGATCATCACGAAGAAGGCGCAGGATGGCGCGAAGGCTATCGTCCTCGCCTGCACCGAGCTCGAGCTGGTCGTAGATACGCGGGCCAATGTGCTGCCGATCTACGATTCGGCGCGGATCCACTGCGAGGCCGCGGCGGAATGGATTATTGCCGGATAA
- a CDS encoding alpha/beta fold hydrolase, whose product MLKWTLRILGVLLAILVIAFLLFRAPDTDPAEMRAKYGGESSQFVALDKGLEVHLRDEGPRDAPAIILLHGSNADLHTWQAWADGLAEKYRVIRFDQRGHGLTGGTADEDYATAAYVADVDRVADHLGLEKFVLAGNSMGGGIAMQYALDRPERLAGLVLVDAGGAPVKREGGGNMAFTLARIPGVSSLVSQILPRSLVERSLKQSVSNQDVVTEEAVDRYWELARYPGNRTATRQRFGRSYSTFTPEQIAQAKVPTLVVWGEEDSLIPYSAAQWYMEHLPNATLANFPGIGHLPQEEAPEQSLAALTSWLDGLQLTAVAEN is encoded by the coding sequence ATGCTGAAATGGACCTTGCGCATTCTCGGAGTGCTTCTCGCGATCCTTGTCATCGCGTTCCTGCTCTTTCGCGCGCCAGATACCGACCCGGCAGAGATGCGCGCGAAATACGGCGGTGAGAGCTCGCAGTTCGTCGCGCTCGACAAGGGTCTCGAAGTGCATTTGCGCGACGAAGGTCCGCGCGATGCGCCCGCGATCATCCTGCTCCACGGCTCGAACGCCGACCTGCATACGTGGCAGGCATGGGCAGACGGCCTTGCCGAGAAGTACCGCGTCATCCGTTTCGACCAGCGCGGCCACGGCCTGACCGGCGGCACCGCAGACGAGGACTACGCCACCGCCGCCTATGTCGCGGATGTCGACCGGGTGGCGGATCATCTCGGGCTCGAGAAATTCGTCCTGGCGGGCAATTCGATGGGCGGCGGGATCGCGATGCAATATGCGCTGGACCGCCCGGAACGGTTGGCTGGACTCGTCCTCGTCGATGCGGGCGGGGCACCAGTGAAGCGGGAAGGGGGCGGCAACATGGCCTTCACCCTTGCGCGCATCCCGGGCGTAAGCAGCCTCGTCAGCCAGATCCTCCCGCGTTCGCTCGTCGAGCGGAGCCTCAAGCAGAGCGTCTCGAACCAGGATGTCGTGACCGAAGAAGCGGTCGACCGATATTGGGAGCTGGCGCGCTATCCCGGCAACCGTACCGCGACCCGCCAGCGCTTCGGGCGGAGCTATTCGACCTTCACGCCCGAGCAGATTGCGCAGGCGAAGGTTCCGACATTGGTGGTCTGGGGGGAAGAGGACAGCCTGATCCCCTATTCGGCAGCGCAATGGTACATGGAGCACTTGCCCAATGCGACGCTCGCCAATTTTCCCGGCATCGGACACCTTCCGCAGGAAGAAGCGCCCGAACAGTCGCTCGCAGCGCTCACTTCGTGGCTGGACGGCTTGCAATTGACCGCCGTTGCGGAAAATTAA
- a CDS encoding NAD(P)H-binding protein has translation MSDSIRIVLVGASGLVGGEVLAEAVGRANIRMLALGRREARLPTGATMEQVVADPAEWGKVMQQFRPDVLISALGTTIGKQGGDKDKFRAVDFNLVVDTARAAHEAGVERCVAVSSANADASSRFFYMQVKGEAEQALMKVGFKRLDILRPGLLRGKRVDDPRTLERLAMVASPFTDLLMQGKYRSGRSIPARTVAQAALALAQRKAAGKFRHEHDAIRRAAKELPQLAE, from the coding sequence ATGTCTGATTCCATCCGCATCGTGCTGGTCGGCGCGTCCGGCCTCGTCGGCGGCGAGGTCCTCGCCGAGGCGGTCGGCAGGGCGAATATTCGCATGCTCGCTCTCGGCCGCAGGGAGGCCCGGCTCCCGACTGGCGCTACGATGGAGCAAGTCGTGGCCGACCCCGCCGAATGGGGCAAGGTGATGCAGCAGTTCCGCCCCGATGTGCTGATTAGTGCGCTCGGCACTACGATCGGCAAGCAGGGCGGCGACAAGGACAAGTTCCGCGCGGTCGACTTCAATCTCGTGGTCGATACGGCGCGAGCCGCGCATGAGGCAGGCGTCGAACGATGCGTTGCCGTAAGCTCCGCGAATGCCGATGCGAGCAGCAGGTTCTTCTACATGCAGGTCAAGGGCGAGGCCGAGCAGGCGCTGATGAAGGTCGGCTTCAAGCGTCTCGACATCCTGCGCCCTGGCCTCCTGCGCGGAAAGCGCGTGGACGACCCGCGCACGCTCGAAAGACTGGCAATGGTCGCAAGCCCGTTCACCGATCTGCTCATGCAGGGCAAATACCGTTCGGGCCGCTCGATACCGGCGCGCACGGTGGCACAAGCCGCATTGGCGCTCGCCCAGCGCAAGGCTGCGGGCAAGTTCCGCCACGAACACGATGCGATAAGACGCGCTGCGAAGGAACTGCCGCAACTCGCTGAATAA
- a CDS encoding ABA4-like family protein, with protein sequence MWDGIFGGANILAMICWLALILLPRWPALLSALLYLGVGLLCLVYAVGLISIVGGFVDPVGPDTGSNFSSIEGVRAIFASDGGVTVGWVHYLAFDLFVGLWIARDADAKGFNRFVQAPILLATFLAGPLGLFVWLIVREKAARKLGRPS encoded by the coding sequence ATGTGGGACGGGATTTTCGGCGGCGCCAATATCTTGGCGATGATCTGCTGGCTGGCACTTATCCTTCTGCCGCGCTGGCCTGCGCTTTTGTCGGCGCTGCTCTATCTCGGTGTCGGCCTCTTGTGCCTCGTCTACGCGGTCGGTCTCATCTCGATCGTCGGCGGCTTCGTCGATCCGGTCGGCCCCGATACCGGCTCCAACTTTTCGTCGATCGAAGGAGTGCGGGCGATCTTTGCGAGCGACGGCGGAGTGACCGTGGGGTGGGTCCACTATCTCGCTTTCGACCTGTTCGTCGGGCTGTGGATCGCCAGGGATGCCGATGCGAAGGGTTTCAACCGCTTCGTCCAAGCCCCGATCCTGCTGGCGACTTTTCTCGCCGGTCCGCTCGGGCTGTTCGTCTGGCTGATCGTGCGCGAGAAAGCGGCGCGCAAGCTCGGTCGTCCGAGCTGA
- a CDS encoding CpaF family protein, translating into MSAFGRKNGPGGMKPGARPQFGVARPMRGGDKGGQENSGSGGEQFPPLPGEAATPAPSPQSGGSTPPNKDDAMTRLTDRANQVHSGQAEIGGFEASVHKIKEQVLPRLLERVDPEAAATLTKDELSEEFRPIIMEVLAELKVTLNRREQFALEKVLIDELLGFGPLEELLNDPDVSDIMVNGPDQTYIEKKGKLVIAPIKFRDEQHLFQIAQRIVNQVGRRVDQTTPLADARLKDGSRVNVIVPPLSLRGTAISIRKFSEKPITLDMLKDFGSMSEKMCTALKIAGACRMNIVISGGTGSGKTTMLNALSKMIDPGERVLTIEDAAELRLQQPHWLPLETRPPNLEGQGAITIGDLVKNALRMRPDRIILGEIRGAECFDLLAAMNTGHDGSMCTLHANSPRECLGRMENMILMGDIKIPKEAISRQIAESVDLIVQVKRLRDGSRRTTNITEVIGMEGEVIVTQELFKFEYLDESEDGKILGEFRSSGLRPYTLEKARQFGFDQAYLEACL; encoded by the coding sequence ATGAGCGCATTCGGACGGAAGAACGGACCTGGCGGAATGAAGCCGGGCGCGCGTCCGCAATTCGGTGTTGCCCGCCCCATGCGCGGTGGCGACAAGGGCGGCCAGGAAAACTCCGGCTCGGGCGGCGAGCAGTTCCCGCCGCTTCCGGGCGAAGCGGCTACGCCTGCACCTTCCCCACAGTCGGGCGGCAGCACACCTCCGAACAAAGACGATGCGATGACGCGTCTCACCGACCGGGCGAACCAGGTTCACTCCGGCCAGGCAGAGATCGGCGGCTTCGAGGCATCGGTCCACAAGATCAAGGAACAGGTGCTCCCGCGCCTGCTCGAACGCGTCGACCCGGAAGCGGCGGCCACGCTGACCAAGGATGAACTGTCGGAAGAATTCCGTCCGATCATCATGGAAGTGCTGGCCGAGCTGAAGGTCACGCTCAACCGCCGCGAGCAGTTCGCGCTCGAGAAGGTCCTGATCGACGAGCTGCTCGGTTTCGGCCCGCTCGAGGAACTGCTGAACGACCCGGATGTCTCGGACATCATGGTCAACGGCCCCGACCAGACCTACATCGAGAAAAAGGGCAAGCTGGTCATCGCGCCGATCAAGTTCCGCGACGAACAGCACCTCTTCCAGATCGCGCAACGCATCGTGAACCAGGTCGGCCGCCGCGTCGACCAGACCACGCCGCTTGCCGACGCCCGTCTCAAGGACGGTAGCCGCGTGAACGTCATCGTGCCGCCGCTCTCGCTGCGCGGCACCGCGATCTCGATCCGTAAGTTCTCCGAGAAGCCCATCACGCTCGACATGCTCAAGGACTTCGGTTCGATGAGCGAGAAGATGTGTACCGCGCTCAAGATCGCGGGCGCTTGCCGGATGAACATCGTTATCTCGGGCGGTACGGGTTCGGGTAAAACGACCATGCTCAACGCCCTTTCGAAGATGATCGACCCGGGCGAGCGCGTGCTCACCATCGAGGACGCGGCCGAGCTTCGCCTGCAGCAGCCGCACTGGCTGCCGCTCGAAACGCGTCCGCCGAACCTCGAAGGCCAGGGCGCCATCACCATCGGCGACCTCGTGAAGAACGCCCTGCGTATGCGTCCTGACCGCATTATCCTGGGTGAGATTCGTGGCGCGGAATGTTTCGACCTTCTCGCCGCCATGAACACGGGCCACGACGGTTCGATGTGTACGCTTCACGCCAACTCGCCGCGTGAGTGCCTCGGCCGTATGGAAAACATGATCCTGATGGGCGACATCAAGATCCCGAAGGAAGCCATCAGCCGCCAGATCGCCGAATCGGTCGACCTGATCGTGCAGGTAAAGCGCCTTCGCGACGGTTCGCGCCGTACCACCAACATCACCGAAGTGATCGGGATGGAAGGCGAAGTGATCGTGACGCAGGAACTGTTCAAGTTCGAGTATCTGGACGAGAGCGAGGACGGCAAGATCCTCGGCGAGTTCCGCTCGAGCGGCCTGCGCCCCTACACGCTTGAAAAAGCGCGCCAGTTCGGCTTCGACCAAGCTTATCTGGAGGCGTGTCTCTAA
- a CDS encoding parallel beta-helix domain-containing protein — protein MPKLNLACCAAFAALVAANPALAETITVEAGEGAQERLQEALILAGEGDEIVLGEGRFVLTDGLSLDVDGVTVRGAGMDETVLDFTTQQGAGEGLLVTSDNVTLRDFALENPKGDGVKSKGADNIVYSRIRVTWTNGPDPDNGAYGIYPVESTGVLVTGSKVSGASDAGIYVGQSKDITVRNSIVEANVAGIEIENSRNALVENNIATRNTGGLLVFDLPNLPVMGGGNVILRRNLVVDNDTANFAPPGNIVAGVRRGTGILVMANDGVLVEDNILENNPTAHVMVIAYTQPYEDERYNPFARNVVVGENTFGRGGDDPQLDGGEMLVAAFGGSLPPVMWDGVAEGDTGLTVVDGVAGWSLNLSSPGQDPATGSPGPLQVAQPSYEFDTASVGAPAELEARIK, from the coding sequence ATGCCGAAACTGAACCTTGCCTGTTGCGCCGCTTTCGCAGCGCTCGTCGCCGCCAATCCGGCACTGGCCGAAACCATTACGGTCGAAGCGGGCGAGGGCGCACAGGAACGGCTGCAGGAAGCGCTGATCCTTGCAGGCGAGGGCGACGAGATCGTCCTCGGCGAAGGGCGCTTCGTCCTGACCGACGGCCTCAGCCTCGATGTCGACGGAGTGACCGTGCGCGGTGCGGGGATGGACGAAACCGTGCTCGATTTCACGACCCAGCAGGGTGCGGGCGAAGGCCTGCTGGTGACGAGCGACAATGTCACCCTGCGCGACTTCGCGCTGGAGAACCCGAAGGGTGACGGGGTCAAGTCAAAGGGCGCCGACAACATCGTCTACAGCCGCATCCGCGTCACCTGGACCAACGGGCCCGACCCGGACAACGGTGCCTACGGCATCTATCCGGTCGAAAGCACCGGCGTGCTGGTGACCGGATCGAAAGTCTCGGGCGCGTCCGACGCAGGGATCTATGTCGGCCAGAGCAAGGACATCACTGTCCGCAATTCGATCGTCGAGGCGAATGTCGCCGGGATCGAGATCGAGAATAGCCGCAATGCGCTGGTCGAGAACAATATCGCCACGCGTAACACCGGCGGCCTGCTCGTATTCGACCTGCCGAACCTGCCGGTGATGGGCGGCGGCAACGTGATCCTGCGCCGCAATCTCGTGGTCGACAACGACACGGCGAATTTCGCGCCGCCGGGCAATATCGTCGCCGGCGTAAGGCGCGGAACGGGCATCCTGGTGATGGCCAACGACGGCGTGCTGGTCGAGGACAACATCCTCGAAAACAATCCCACGGCGCATGTGATGGTGATCGCCTACACCCAGCCCTACGAGGACGAGCGCTACAATCCCTTCGCGCGCAATGTCGTTGTCGGCGAGAACACATTCGGTCGGGGCGGCGACGATCCGCAGCTCGATGGCGGCGAGATGCTGGTCGCAGCCTTCGGCGGCTCGCTGCCGCCGGTCATGTGGGACGGCGTGGCCGAAGGCGATACCGGCCTGACCGTGGTCGATGGCGTTGCCGGCTGGTCGCTCAATCTCTCATCGCCCGGACAGGACCCCGCAACCGGTTCGCCCGGACCGCTGCAGGTCGCGCAGCCGAGCTATGAATTCGACACCGCATCGGTGGGCGCACCGGCTGAACTGGAGGCGCGGATCAAGTGA
- a CDS encoding deoxyguanosinetriphosphate triphosphohydrolase, whose product MTRASFAADPAKTRGREFDENRDGTRGPRSEFQRDRDRIIHSIAFRRLKSKTQVFIAPDGDHFRTRLTHSLEVAQIGRVIARTLGLDEDLTEALCLAHDIGHPPFGHAGEMALSQATARHGGFDHNAQSLRTLMRLESPYCEHPGLNLTWDLLEGMAKHNGPIPADNWALEELDEAFDLELDRWPSLEAQVAAVADDIAYDNHDIDDGLRAGFLDLDQLLEMDFVADQWRDVERRFPNAPHDRKMRELVRGQIGLMVNDVLEHTRELTRDVSTIEEVRGAGRMLAGFSPAMAREERTLKKFMYDNLYYHEEQLATAERARDVVARLYAAYEQDESFLTDGWRETLPDAEPARTRHISDFIAGMTDRYAIDQFARIYGKRPEGLSNV is encoded by the coding sequence ATGACACGAGCCAGTTTTGCAGCCGATCCAGCCAAGACACGCGGGCGCGAGTTCGACGAGAACCGCGACGGCACCCGCGGCCCCCGCAGCGAATTCCAGCGCGACCGCGACCGGATCATCCACTCGATCGCCTTCCGCCGCCTCAAGTCGAAAACGCAGGTGTTTATCGCGCCCGACGGCGATCACTTCCGCACGCGGCTGACCCATAGTCTCGAGGTCGCCCAGATCGGCCGGGTCATCGCGCGTACGCTCGGCCTCGACGAAGACCTCACCGAAGCGCTGTGTCTGGCGCACGATATCGGCCACCCGCCTTTCGGCCATGCGGGAGAGATGGCGCTTTCACAGGCGACGGCCCGTCACGGCGGCTTCGATCACAATGCCCAGTCGCTTCGCACGCTGATGCGACTGGAAAGCCCCTATTGCGAGCATCCGGGCCTCAACCTCACATGGGACCTGCTCGAAGGCATGGCCAAGCACAATGGCCCGATCCCGGCGGACAACTGGGCGTTGGAAGAGCTGGACGAGGCTTTCGATCTCGAACTCGACCGCTGGCCGAGCCTGGAGGCACAGGTCGCCGCGGTCGCGGACGATATCGCTTACGACAATCACGACATCGACGATGGGCTGCGCGCTGGTTTCCTCGATCTCGACCAGTTGCTCGAAATGGATTTCGTCGCGGACCAGTGGCGGGATGTCGAACGCCGCTTTCCCAACGCGCCGCACGATCGCAAGATGCGCGAGCTGGTGCGCGGCCAGATCGGCCTGATGGTCAATGACGTGCTCGAGCACACGCGCGAACTTACGCGCGACGTTTCAACCATCGAAGAGGTGCGCGGCGCGGGCCGGATGCTGGCGGGTTTCTCTCCGGCGATGGCGCGGGAAGAACGCACGCTGAAGAAGTTCATGTACGACAATCTCTATTATCACGAGGAACAGCTCGCGACGGCCGAGCGTGCCCGCGACGTGGTCGCGCGCCTTTATGCCGCCTACGAACAGGACGAGAGTTTCCTGACGGACGGCTGGCGCGAGACGCTGCCCGATGCCGAACCGGCTCGCACACGGCATATCTCGGACTTCATCGCCGGCATGACCGATCGCTACGCCATCGACCAGTTTGCCCGCATCTACGGCAAGCGTCCCGAGGGGCTGAGCAATGTCTGA